The following proteins come from a genomic window of Corallococcus sp. NCRR:
- the pdhA gene encoding pyruvate dehydrogenase (acetyl-transferring) E1 component subunit alpha: protein MASAYSKDLLLTMYRKMYLLRRFEERAGQQYTLGKIAGFCHLYIGQEAVAVGCNEAIRPDDYMLSAYRDHGQPLARGSDAGMVMAELFGRGSGYSKGKGGSMHIFDIEHHFYGGYGIVGGQIPLAAGMAFASRYRNEDRVTVCFFGDAAANQGSFHETFNMAQKWKLPVIYICENNRYGMGTAIARTSAVPEIHKRASAYGMRGEAVDGMDVLKMYEAVKDAAEYCRAGKGPVLMEANTYRFRGHSMADPANYRTKQEVEDERKNDPIPKLREFAMKQGFKLTDADFEAIEEEEKRAVDAAVKFADESPEPSVDELWRDTIVEPGEEDVRPRERVLGVKVTNWPKYPSGQELKVTWDLEPRAEAEQADKKAGLSR from the coding sequence GTGGCCAGCGCGTACTCGAAGGACCTGTTGTTGACGATGTACCGGAAGATGTACCTCCTGCGCCGCTTCGAGGAGCGGGCCGGCCAGCAGTACACGCTGGGGAAGATCGCCGGCTTCTGCCACCTCTACATCGGCCAGGAGGCCGTGGCGGTGGGCTGCAACGAGGCCATCCGCCCGGATGACTACATGCTGTCCGCCTACCGCGACCACGGCCAGCCGCTGGCGCGTGGCAGCGACGCCGGGATGGTCATGGCGGAGCTGTTCGGCCGGGGCTCCGGCTACAGCAAGGGCAAGGGCGGCTCGATGCACATCTTCGACATCGAGCACCACTTCTACGGCGGCTACGGCATCGTCGGCGGGCAGATTCCGCTCGCGGCGGGCATGGCCTTCGCCAGCCGCTATCGCAACGAAGACCGCGTCACGGTGTGCTTCTTCGGCGACGCGGCCGCCAACCAGGGCTCGTTCCACGAGACCTTCAACATGGCGCAGAAGTGGAAGCTGCCGGTCATCTACATCTGCGAGAACAACCGCTACGGCATGGGCACGGCCATCGCGCGCACGTCCGCGGTGCCGGAGATCCACAAGCGCGCCTCCGCGTACGGCATGCGCGGTGAGGCGGTGGACGGCATGGACGTCCTCAAGATGTACGAGGCCGTGAAGGACGCCGCCGAGTACTGCCGCGCGGGCAAGGGCCCCGTGCTGATGGAGGCGAACACGTACCGCTTCCGCGGCCACTCGATGGCGGACCCGGCGAACTACCGCACCAAGCAGGAGGTGGAGGACGAGCGCAAGAACGACCCCATCCCGAAGCTGCGCGAGTTCGCGATGAAGCAGGGCTTCAAGCTCACCGACGCGGACTTCGAGGCCATCGAGGAGGAGGAGAAGCGCGCGGTGGACGCGGCGGTGAAGTTCGCCGACGAGTCGCCCGAGCCCAGCGTGGACGAGCTGTGGCGCGACACCATCGTGGAGCCGGGCGAGGAGGACGTGCGCCCGCGCGAGCGCGTGCTGGGCGTGAAGGTCACCAACTGGCCGAAGTACCCGTCGGGCCAGGAGCTGAAGGTGACCTGGGACCTGGAGCCCCGCGCCGAGGCCGAGCAGGCGGACAAGAAGGCGGGCCTGAGCCGCTAG
- a CDS encoding HAD family hydrolase, with protein MAVAFFDLDRTLLAANSASLWVRRELALGHISRWEALRASLLLARYHLGFVAMQDVLLRATALLTGSDAKALEARSADFYAEAVRGQYRPGALVALEAHREAGDRLVLLTSSSGYLSDLVARELRLDGVLCNRFEVDAAGLHTGRPLGAVCFGEGKRFYAEATAREVGVPLSACAFYTDSYSDLPVLEVVGRPVVVNPDHRLRREARRRGWPVVDWGVPPGGATPSVPPSPPLVPSTGP; from the coding sequence GTGGCTGTCGCCTTCTTCGACCTGGACAGGACGCTGCTCGCCGCCAACTCCGCGTCGCTCTGGGTGCGCCGCGAGCTGGCGCTGGGCCACATCTCCCGCTGGGAGGCCCTGCGCGCCAGCCTGCTGCTCGCCCGTTATCACCTGGGCTTCGTGGCGATGCAGGACGTGCTCCTGCGCGCCACGGCGCTGCTCACGGGCTCCGACGCGAAGGCCCTGGAGGCGCGCTCCGCGGACTTCTACGCGGAGGCCGTGCGCGGGCAGTACCGGCCCGGGGCCCTGGTGGCGCTGGAAGCCCACCGCGAGGCTGGGGACCGGCTGGTGCTCCTGACGTCGTCCTCGGGCTACCTGTCCGATCTGGTGGCGCGCGAGCTGCGCCTGGACGGCGTGCTCTGCAACCGCTTCGAGGTGGACGCGGCGGGGCTGCACACCGGGCGCCCGCTGGGGGCCGTGTGTTTCGGCGAGGGCAAGCGCTTCTACGCGGAGGCCACTGCGAGAGAGGTGGGCGTGCCGCTGTCCGCGTGCGCCTTCTACACGGACTCGTACTCGGACCTGCCGGTGCTGGAGGTGGTGGGGCGCCCGGTGGTGGTGAATCCGGACCACCGGCTGCGCCGCGAGGCCCGGCGGCGGGGCTGGCCGGTGGTGGACTGGGGTGTGCCTCCTGGAGGCGCCACCCCGTCCGTCCCTCCGTCGCCGCCGCTCGTGCCCTCCACTGGCCCCTAG
- a CDS encoding pyruvate dehydrogenase complex E1 component subunit beta: protein MPELMYREALNQALAEEMERDANVFLIGEEVGRYNGAFKVSQGLLDKFGSARIIDAPISELGFTGLSVGAAAVGLRPVVEMMTWNFAILAMDQIVNNAAKLRHMSGGQLRCPIVFRGPGGAGGRLSSQHSQALEANYAHFPGLKVIAPATPADAKGMLKSAIRDENPVVMFEGERLYAIKGEVPEGEHIVPLGKADVKREGTDVTLITWSRMYYFCMEAAEALAKEGISVEVLDLRTLRPLDEEAILASVRKTNRAVICEEGWALAGVGASVVDLIQSQAFDDLDAPVVRVTGLDVNMSYAANLENATQPDAPKIIAAIKKVLYREGA from the coding sequence ATGCCCGAGTTGATGTATCGCGAAGCGTTGAACCAGGCGCTCGCCGAGGAGATGGAGCGCGACGCCAATGTGTTCCTCATTGGCGAGGAAGTGGGCCGCTACAACGGCGCGTTCAAGGTGTCCCAGGGACTGCTGGACAAGTTTGGCAGCGCGCGCATCATCGACGCGCCCATCAGCGAGCTGGGCTTCACGGGCCTCTCCGTGGGCGCTGCGGCGGTGGGCCTGCGTCCGGTGGTGGAGATGATGACCTGGAACTTCGCCATCCTGGCGATGGACCAGATCGTCAACAACGCGGCCAAGCTGCGCCACATGAGCGGCGGCCAGTTGCGCTGCCCCATCGTGTTCCGCGGCCCGGGTGGCGCGGGCGGCCGGCTCTCCAGCCAGCACAGCCAGGCGCTGGAGGCCAACTACGCGCACTTCCCCGGCCTGAAGGTGATTGCCCCGGCGACCCCGGCGGACGCCAAGGGCATGCTCAAGAGCGCCATCCGGGACGAGAACCCGGTGGTCATGTTCGAGGGCGAGCGCCTCTACGCCATCAAGGGCGAGGTGCCGGAAGGTGAGCACATCGTTCCGCTGGGCAAGGCGGACGTGAAGCGTGAGGGCACGGACGTCACGCTGATCACCTGGAGCCGGATGTACTACTTCTGCATGGAGGCCGCGGAGGCCCTGGCGAAGGAAGGCATCAGCGTGGAGGTGCTCGACCTGCGCACCCTGCGCCCCCTGGACGAGGAGGCCATCCTCGCGAGCGTGCGCAAGACGAACCGCGCGGTCATCTGTGAAGAGGGCTGGGCGCTGGCCGGTGTCGGCGCGTCCGTGGTGGACCTCATCCAGTCCCAGGCGTTCGACGACCTGGACGCGCCGGTCGTGCGCGTCACCGGGTTGGATGTGAACATGTCCTATGCGGCGAACCTGGAGAACGCGACCCAGCCGGACGCGCCCAAGATCATCGCCGCCATCAAGAAGGTCCTGTACCGCGAGGGAGCCTGA
- the gltX gene encoding glutamate--tRNA ligase, with translation MAPSKPRVRFAPSPTGYLHIGGARTALFNYLYAKRYGGTFVLRMEDTDQERSTPESVKAILDGLNWLGLDWDEGPGKEDPKYGPYFQTQRLDTYRKHADQLIAEGKAFRCYCTREEISQRREAVEKEKGQGSYKYEGTCHDLKAPPPGKKLEDAVIRFRMPSGEGTVSFNDKVLGTITKAYSDLDDWVMMRADGIPLYNYGCVIDDHLMDITLVSRGQEHVNSTFPQLMLYQALGWTPPDFAHLPLILGPDREKLSKRKHPEADVMLHKRTGIMPEALLNFVIRLGWSHGNDEVISREQMVEWFDFDGVGSTSGVWNPEKLQWLNQQWFKLLPPAVVAERLVPFLEARGFQVKGDARLEPLVVALRERSRTLEEMANTASIYFKSGVTLDEKAAAKHLSGDSLHVLRQAREKLAALPAWTVEPLDGVVKTVSEAAQVGMGKVAQPIRVAITGNTTSPGIGETLLLVGRDEALKRIDAALARGT, from the coding sequence ATGGCTCCGTCAAAACCCCGCGTCCGCTTCGCTCCGTCACCTACTGGATACCTCCACATCGGAGGCGCCCGGACGGCGCTCTTCAACTACCTCTACGCGAAGCGCTACGGCGGCACCTTCGTCCTGCGCATGGAAGATACGGATCAGGAGCGCTCCACGCCCGAGTCCGTGAAGGCCATCCTGGACGGGCTCAACTGGCTGGGCCTGGACTGGGACGAGGGCCCCGGCAAGGAGGACCCGAAGTACGGTCCCTACTTCCAGACCCAGCGCCTGGACACGTACCGCAAGCACGCGGACCAGCTCATCGCGGAAGGGAAGGCCTTCCGGTGCTACTGCACCCGAGAGGAGATTTCCCAGCGCCGCGAGGCCGTGGAGAAGGAGAAGGGCCAGGGGTCCTACAAGTACGAGGGCACCTGCCACGACCTGAAGGCCCCGCCCCCCGGCAAGAAGCTGGAGGACGCCGTCATCCGCTTCCGCATGCCCTCCGGCGAGGGCACCGTGTCGTTCAACGACAAGGTGCTGGGCACCATCACCAAGGCGTACTCGGACCTGGATGACTGGGTGATGATGCGCGCGGACGGCATCCCGCTCTACAACTACGGCTGCGTCATCGACGACCACCTGATGGACATCACCCTGGTGTCGCGCGGCCAGGAGCACGTCAACTCCACCTTCCCGCAGTTGATGCTCTACCAGGCGCTGGGGTGGACCCCGCCGGACTTCGCGCACCTGCCGCTCATCCTGGGACCGGACCGCGAGAAGCTCTCCAAGCGCAAGCATCCGGAAGCGGACGTGATGCTGCACAAGCGCACGGGCATCATGCCGGAGGCCCTGCTCAACTTCGTCATCCGCCTGGGCTGGAGCCACGGCAACGACGAGGTCATCAGCCGCGAGCAGATGGTGGAGTGGTTCGACTTCGACGGCGTGGGCAGCACCTCCGGCGTGTGGAACCCGGAGAAGCTCCAGTGGCTCAACCAGCAGTGGTTCAAGCTGCTGCCCCCGGCCGTGGTCGCGGAGCGGCTCGTCCCCTTCCTGGAGGCCCGCGGCTTCCAGGTCAAGGGAGATGCTCGCCTGGAGCCGCTGGTGGTCGCGCTGCGCGAGCGCTCGCGCACCCTGGAGGAGATGGCGAACACCGCGTCCATCTACTTCAAGAGCGGCGTCACCCTGGATGAGAAGGCCGCCGCCAAGCACCTGAGCGGGGACTCGCTCCACGTCCTGCGCCAGGCCCGGGAGAAGCTGGCCGCCCTGCCCGCCTGGACGGTGGAGCCGCTGGACGGCGTGGTGAAGACGGTGAGCGAGGCCGCCCAGGTGGGCATGGGCAAGGTGGCCCAGCCCATCCGCGTGGCCATCACCGGCAACACCACCAGCCCCGGCATCGGTGAGACGCTGCTGCTCGTGGGGCGCGACGAAGCCCTCAAGCGCATCGACGCGGCGCTCGCTCGCGGGACGTGA
- a CDS encoding response regulator, whose protein sequence is MDLPFETGEGEGEGRGTLASKVLLVDDEPVVLDICVRLLGREADLIVSPVGSAEEALVLLKDQRFDVLVTDKNLPGMGGVELIAEARRMQPALEAVMITAYASSESVIAAFAAGASDYIVKPFDDLRVLRAKVRAALERRSERVRTRDGAREMARQAAALLDAGRDAPEPAHEALETELRNYEQAVRLGHSGSVAVVGSAEAVKVLRDASFEVVELPPYSPQLESADVVVVETGDPQWHTLAERLQGRSPDVVLLAGEDADLSDLLEAITLRMDLVGYGQSNAARVLPEKVRMLLMRRGIQRAQQRLTAALDAFRQSIATPN, encoded by the coding sequence ATGGATCTCCCGTTCGAGACCGGTGAAGGTGAAGGGGAAGGGCGGGGGACGCTCGCCTCGAAGGTGCTGCTGGTGGATGACGAGCCGGTGGTGCTGGACATCTGCGTGCGCCTGTTGGGGCGGGAGGCGGACCTCATCGTCTCCCCCGTGGGCAGCGCGGAGGAGGCGCTCGTCCTCTTGAAGGACCAGCGCTTCGACGTGCTGGTGACGGACAAGAACCTGCCCGGCATGGGCGGGGTGGAGCTCATCGCGGAGGCGCGGCGGATGCAGCCCGCGCTGGAGGCGGTGATGATCACCGCCTACGCCAGCTCCGAGTCCGTCATCGCCGCGTTCGCCGCCGGTGCCAGCGACTACATCGTGAAGCCCTTCGACGATTTGCGCGTGCTGCGCGCCAAGGTGCGCGCCGCGCTGGAGCGCCGCTCGGAGCGGGTGCGCACGCGCGACGGTGCCAGGGAGATGGCCCGGCAGGCCGCCGCGCTGCTGGACGCGGGCCGGGACGCGCCGGAGCCCGCGCATGAAGCGCTGGAGACGGAGCTGCGCAACTACGAGCAGGCGGTGCGCCTGGGCCACAGCGGCAGCGTCGCGGTGGTGGGCAGCGCCGAGGCCGTGAAGGTGCTGCGCGACGCGTCCTTCGAGGTGGTGGAGCTGCCGCCGTACTCGCCCCAGCTGGAGAGCGCGGACGTGGTGGTGGTGGAGACCGGAGACCCGCAGTGGCACACGCTGGCGGAGCGCCTCCAGGGCCGCTCGCCGGACGTGGTGCTCCTGGCCGGCGAGGACGCCGACCTGAGCGACCTCCTGGAGGCCATCACCCTGCGCATGGACCTGGTGGGCTACGGCCAGTCCAACGCCGCCCGCGTCCTGCCGGAGAAGGTGCGCATGCTGCTGATGCGCCGGGGCATCCAGCGCGCCCAGCAGCGGCTCACCGCCGCGCTGGACGCCTTCCGCCAGAGCATCGCGACCCCGAACTGA
- a CDS encoding pyruvate dehydrogenase complex dihydrolipoamide acetyltransferase has protein sequence MATPIQMPSLSPTMKEGKIVKWLKKVGDKISSGDAIAEVETDKSNLEVEAFDDGYLIEIAVPEGEVATVGAPIGFLGAKGEKATGGGAPAAPAPQKAEAPKAAAPAAAPKPPEQAPAPAASGAGEGIAILMPSLSPTMTEGKIVKWLKKEGDKVSSGDAIAEVETDKSNLEVEAYDDGTLARITVQAGDMAKVGAPIAFLTPKGAKAGASAPAAAPKAPAQAPVAAAPSAPAGGQVVPLRREPQAPASGAGGRLRASPLAKRMAQERGLDISQVRGTGPLGRVVKRDVEQALGQGLAKAPAQAPAAKKATQPEVRAFGTRPEPQSVPMSSMRKVIGQRMSEVKPGVPHFYLTVEVEMDAAVKIREEAKALDLKVSVNDIIVKAAAIALRRSPKMNVSLQGDQVVHYGTVDVGIAVAIEDGLITPIIRDADLKGLQAISAESRDMAERARKRALKPAEYNGGSLTVSNLGMYGIDQFIAVINPPQSAIIAVGAVAEKAVVRDGQLAIRKMMTVTLSGDHRVIDGATGAEYLRELKGLLEHPSRLLF, from the coding sequence ATGGCGACGCCCATCCAGATGCCCAGCCTCTCCCCGACGATGAAGGAGGGGAAGATCGTCAAATGGCTGAAGAAGGTGGGAGACAAGATCTCCTCCGGAGACGCCATCGCCGAGGTGGAGACCGACAAGTCCAACCTCGAGGTGGAAGCCTTCGACGACGGCTACCTCATTGAAATCGCCGTGCCCGAGGGCGAGGTCGCCACGGTGGGTGCGCCCATCGGCTTCCTCGGCGCCAAGGGTGAGAAGGCCACCGGTGGCGGTGCGCCTGCGGCCCCCGCGCCGCAGAAGGCGGAGGCCCCCAAGGCCGCCGCTCCCGCCGCCGCCCCGAAGCCTCCCGAGCAGGCCCCGGCTCCCGCCGCCAGCGGCGCGGGCGAGGGGATTGCCATCCTGATGCCCAGCCTCTCCCCGACGATGACGGAGGGGAAGATCGTCAAGTGGCTGAAGAAGGAGGGGGACAAGGTCTCCTCCGGGGATGCCATCGCCGAGGTGGAGACGGACAAGTCCAACCTCGAGGTGGAGGCGTACGACGACGGCACGCTCGCGCGCATCACGGTGCAGGCGGGTGACATGGCCAAGGTCGGCGCGCCCATCGCGTTCCTCACGCCCAAGGGCGCCAAGGCCGGGGCCTCCGCTCCGGCGGCCGCTCCGAAGGCTCCTGCGCAGGCCCCTGTCGCCGCGGCTCCGTCCGCGCCCGCCGGGGGACAGGTCGTCCCGCTGCGCCGCGAGCCCCAGGCTCCGGCCTCCGGCGCTGGCGGCCGGCTGCGCGCAAGCCCCCTGGCGAAGCGCATGGCCCAGGAGCGCGGGCTGGACATCAGCCAGGTGCGCGGCACCGGCCCGCTGGGCCGCGTGGTGAAGCGCGACGTGGAGCAGGCGCTGGGCCAGGGTTTGGCGAAGGCTCCCGCGCAGGCGCCGGCGGCGAAGAAGGCCACGCAGCCAGAGGTTCGCGCCTTCGGCACGCGTCCGGAGCCACAGTCGGTGCCCATGTCCTCCATGCGCAAGGTCATTGGCCAGCGCATGTCGGAAGTGAAGCCCGGCGTGCCGCACTTCTACCTCACGGTGGAGGTGGAGATGGACGCCGCGGTGAAGATCCGCGAGGAGGCCAAGGCGCTGGACCTCAAGGTGTCCGTCAACGACATCATCGTGAAGGCGGCGGCCATCGCGCTGCGGCGTTCACCGAAGATGAACGTGTCGCTCCAGGGCGACCAGGTGGTGCACTACGGCACCGTGGACGTGGGCATCGCGGTCGCCATCGAGGATGGGCTGATCACGCCCATCATCCGCGACGCGGACCTCAAGGGCCTGCAAGCCATCTCCGCCGAGTCCCGCGACATGGCGGAGCGCGCCCGCAAGCGCGCCCTGAAGCCGGCCGAGTACAACGGCGGCTCGCTCACGGTGAGCAACCTGGGCATGTACGGCATCGACCAGTTCATCGCCGTCATCAACCCGCCCCAGTCCGCCATCATCGCGGTGGGCGCCGTGGCGGAGAAGGCCGTGGTGCGTGACGGCCAGCTGGCGATTCGCAAGATGATGACGGTGACGCTGTCGGGTGACCACCGCGTCATCGACGGGGCCACCGGCGCGGAGTACCTCCGCGAGCTGAAGGGGCTCCTGGAGCACCCCTCGCGGCTGCTGTTCTAG
- a CDS encoding DUF2795 domain-containing protein → MTRERLGLGLREVEPSPAPLTPAVSLAHSLQQALRGAVYPLTAEQLVWVARENEAPSHVVSLLGTLPRGRFPSVDTVTLALGNPSV, encoded by the coding sequence ATGACTCGCGAGCGCCTGGGACTTGGACTGCGGGAGGTGGAGCCTTCACCGGCTCCCCTGACTCCGGCGGTGTCCCTGGCGCACTCGCTGCAGCAGGCGCTGCGCGGCGCGGTGTATCCGCTCACCGCGGAGCAGTTGGTCTGGGTCGCGCGCGAGAACGAGGCGCCCTCCCACGTGGTGTCGCTCCTGGGCACGCTGCCGCGGGGCCGTTTCCCGTCGGTGGACACGGTGACTCTCGCGCTCGGGAACCCCTCCGTCTGA
- a CDS encoding sensor histidine kinase — MNASDLPAVLYVDDDALNLRVFDANFGQRFRIFRCSSPNEALALLEQRRSEIGVVLSDQRMPGMTGVELLERARTIAPDARRMLVTAYADMQAVIDAVNRGQVTRYFVKPWDRAELLAALEDALKIARLELRIREVEGRMMKSERLATLGQVTAGIAHELMGPVGYLTQNVSSLQRDMERVVQYVSRHLATDPDAEVSSTIEDLPSLIKDLSEGATHLRGVALGLRAQARGEDMEATADVAEVVSFAVKLARAEVRDRARLTSNGEPIRIVFGPVKLCQVLLNLIVNAAQAMEGTGRPGRIDVRWEARDEDVVLTVADNGCGIPVALQEKVFQPLFTTKPVGIGTGLGLSICRELVMQFGGQLRLSSTPGEGTEIELTFKRAPLP, encoded by the coding sequence ATGAACGCCTCGGACCTGCCCGCCGTGCTGTACGTGGACGACGACGCCCTCAACCTGAGGGTGTTCGACGCCAACTTCGGGCAGCGGTTTCGCATCTTCCGGTGCTCGTCCCCCAACGAGGCCCTGGCGCTCCTGGAGCAGCGGCGCTCGGAGATTGGCGTGGTGCTGTCCGACCAGCGCATGCCGGGGATGACGGGCGTGGAGCTGCTGGAGCGCGCCCGCACCATCGCGCCGGACGCCCGGCGCATGCTGGTGACGGCGTACGCGGACATGCAGGCCGTCATCGACGCGGTGAACCGCGGCCAGGTGACGCGCTACTTCGTCAAGCCGTGGGACCGCGCGGAGCTGCTGGCGGCGCTGGAAGACGCGCTCAAGATTGCCCGGCTGGAGCTGCGCATCCGCGAAGTGGAAGGCCGGATGATGAAGTCCGAGCGTCTGGCCACGCTGGGGCAGGTGACGGCGGGCATCGCGCACGAGCTGATGGGCCCGGTGGGCTACCTCACGCAGAACGTGTCGTCGCTCCAGCGCGACATGGAGCGGGTGGTGCAGTACGTGTCGCGGCACCTGGCCACGGATCCGGACGCGGAGGTGTCCTCCACCATCGAGGACCTGCCGTCGCTCATCAAGGACCTGTCCGAGGGCGCCACCCACCTGCGCGGGGTGGCGCTGGGCCTGCGCGCCCAGGCGCGCGGCGAGGACATGGAGGCGACCGCGGACGTGGCGGAGGTCGTCTCCTTCGCGGTGAAGCTGGCGCGAGCGGAGGTGCGAGACCGGGCGCGGCTCACCAGCAACGGCGAGCCCATCCGCATCGTCTTCGGGCCGGTGAAGCTGTGCCAGGTGCTGCTCAACCTCATCGTCAACGCGGCGCAGGCCATGGAGGGCACGGGCCGTCCAGGCCGCATCGACGTGCGGTGGGAGGCGCGCGACGAGGACGTGGTGCTGACCGTGGCGGACAACGGCTGCGGCATCCCCGTGGCGCTCCAGGAGAAGGTGTTCCAGCCGCTCTTCACCACGAAGCCCGTGGGCATCGGCACGGGGCTGGGCCTGTCCATCTGCCGCGAGCTGGTGATGCAGTTCGGCGGTCAGCTGCGCCTGTCGTCCACGCCGGGCGAGGGCACCGAAATCGAGCTCACCTTCAAGCGAGCCCCGCTCCCTTGA
- a CDS encoding myxosortase-dependent metalloprotease, MXAN_2677/MXAN_2678 family — translation MSCRLLLLGVLLCAGAAGAQQDYKRTLVPGRPLCLVWPGRDYVYHLDAAGSTRTPGDTEFAAMEAAFDAWRALSTTCSDFRFIRGEDWSRTVEIGYDQEHPFDNYNVVTFRERNCQDVAPPNDACWEEETCGNVYQCWAHGGATIGLTTSSFSFKDGSVVDSDIELNAAETDYGPSFLFTTVNGPPCSGTPSTGCVATDVQNTMTHEIGHVVGLDHVFSAGSTMEATASQGETSKRVIDAGSAAGFCSAYPRGLPPTQCRIPEDPGLKLVADGKGTGCGASSGGPGVAAVLLWSLALLRGGRRSAAPRAGLPGAAPGGARG, via the coding sequence GTGAGCTGTCGCCTGCTGCTCCTGGGAGTGCTGCTATGCGCGGGAGCGGCGGGCGCGCAGCAGGACTACAAGCGCACGCTCGTGCCGGGCCGGCCGCTGTGCCTGGTGTGGCCGGGGCGTGACTACGTCTACCACCTGGACGCGGCCGGCAGCACGCGCACGCCCGGGGACACGGAGTTCGCCGCCATGGAGGCGGCGTTCGACGCGTGGCGGGCGCTGTCCACGACATGCAGCGACTTCCGCTTCATCCGGGGCGAGGACTGGTCGCGCACCGTCGAGATTGGCTACGACCAGGAGCACCCCTTCGACAACTACAACGTCGTCACCTTCCGCGAGCGCAACTGCCAGGACGTCGCCCCTCCGAATGACGCGTGCTGGGAGGAGGAGACGTGCGGCAACGTCTACCAGTGCTGGGCGCACGGGGGCGCCACCATCGGGCTCACCACGTCGTCGTTCAGCTTCAAGGACGGCTCCGTGGTGGACTCGGACATCGAGCTCAACGCGGCGGAGACGGACTACGGGCCCAGCTTCCTCTTCACCACCGTGAATGGCCCTCCGTGTTCGGGCACTCCGTCCACCGGCTGCGTCGCCACGGACGTGCAGAACACCATGACGCATGAGATTGGCCACGTCGTCGGGCTGGACCACGTCTTCTCGGCGGGCTCCACCATGGAGGCCACCGCCTCCCAGGGCGAGACCTCCAAGCGCGTCATCGACGCGGGCTCCGCGGCCGGCTTCTGCTCGGCGTACCCGCGTGGCCTGCCGCCCACGCAGTGCCGCATCCCGGAGGACCCGGGCTTGAAGCTCGTGGCGGACGGGAAGGGCACCGGCTGCGGCGCTTCCTCGGGGGGACCGGGCGTGGCCGCCGTGCTGCTCTGGAGCCTGGCGCTGCTTCGTGGGGGCAGGCGTTCAGCGGCCCCCCGGGCTGGCCTCCCCGGCGCTGCCCCGGGTGGAGCACGCGGTTAG
- a CDS encoding myxosortase-dependent metalloprotease, MXAN_2677/MXAN_2678 family → MGALASFVVLAAVMGQSSAPYVRSRVSPGDEATQCLYWTQSRVAWQQSTVGNPKVTNHTEFDAITRSFQSWQDIFASCGNLTLAEGSRVNSRTVGYSRDGDNINLILFRGRACREVVDANDACFTQDTCANTYDCWDDSDGTIAITLTTYDERTGVVYDSDISFNAARFNFTTGNGGPCGIVATPDCVDTDVQNTATHEVGHFVGLDHTLATGSTMNPSAPPGETSKRNIDSGSRSFVCAAYPKGSASQPCFPVTNSNGNGSGDGDGDGDGCTAAAGGLAVLPLLAAASLLARRRRSGR, encoded by the coding sequence ATGGGCGCGCTCGCGTCGTTCGTGGTGCTGGCGGCGGTGATGGGACAGAGCTCCGCGCCGTACGTGCGCAGCCGCGTGTCCCCCGGGGACGAGGCCACGCAGTGTCTGTACTGGACGCAGTCGCGCGTCGCCTGGCAGCAGAGCACCGTGGGCAACCCGAAGGTGACGAACCACACGGAATTCGACGCCATCACCCGCTCGTTCCAGAGCTGGCAGGACATCTTCGCCAGCTGCGGCAACCTGACGCTGGCGGAGGGCTCGCGCGTGAACTCGCGGACGGTGGGCTACAGCCGCGACGGCGACAACATCAACCTCATCCTCTTCCGGGGCCGCGCCTGTCGCGAGGTCGTGGACGCCAACGACGCCTGCTTCACCCAGGACACGTGCGCGAACACCTACGACTGCTGGGATGACAGCGACGGCACCATCGCCATCACGCTCACCACGTACGACGAGCGCACGGGCGTCGTCTACGACTCGGACATCTCCTTCAACGCCGCGCGCTTCAACTTCACCACCGGCAACGGCGGGCCGTGCGGCATCGTGGCCACGCCGGACTGCGTGGACACGGACGTGCAGAACACGGCCACCCATGAGGTGGGCCACTTCGTGGGCCTGGACCACACGCTGGCGACGGGCTCCACCATGAACCCCAGCGCCCCTCCGGGCGAGACGTCCAAGCGCAACATCGACTCCGGTTCGCGCAGCTTCGTGTGCGCCGCGTACCCCAAGGGCAGCGCGAGCCAGCCCTGCTTCCCGGTGACGAACTCCAACGGCAACGGCAGCGGAGATGGCGACGGGGATGGTGACGGCTGCACCGCGGCGGCCGGCGGGCTGGCGGTGCTGCCGCTGTTGGCCGCGGCCTCGCTGCTGGCGCGCCGCCGGAGGAGTGGACGGTGA